The following are from one region of the Microbacterium sp. cx-55 genome:
- a CDS encoding class I SAM-dependent methyltransferase, which translates to MDEGRQLNGRNKEEVPVKNVLWFVLGTGAGFLLAHLVNKDPRGHEVLAEIDARITEFTDRIGEAYREEQAKFSDSDVASVVADRD; encoded by the coding sequence ATGGATGAGGGCCGCCAGCTGAACGGCCGCAACAAGGAAGAGGTCCCGGTGAAGAATGTCCTGTGGTTCGTGCTCGGCACGGGGGCCGGGTTCCTGCTCGCCCACCTCGTGAACAAGGATCCCCGCGGGCACGAGGTGCTCGCCGAGATCGACGCTCGGATCACCGAGTTCACCGACCGCATCGGCGAGGCCTACCGCGAAGAGCAGGCCAAGTTCTCCGACTCCGACGTCGCCTCCGTCGTCGCCGACCGCGACTGA
- the alaS gene encoding alanine--tRNA ligase: MKTADIAARYLSYFEKNDHVIVPSASLVSDDPTLLFTVAGMVPFVPYLNGTVPAPFPRAADVQKCIRTNDIEEVGHTARHGTFFQMLGNWSFGDYFKEQAITYAWELLTSAESTGGLGFDEKDLWVTVYETDDEAAALWQRIAGLPAERIQRLGKEDNYWSTGQPGPAGPCSEIYFDRGPAYGRDGGPAVDDNRFTEIWNLVFMQDSIANVRSKTDFDIVGELPNKNIDTGMGLERVAFIKQGVENMYEIDQVRPVLDRAVALSGRPYGAEHEDDVRYRVIADHVRSSLMLLSDGVTPSNEGRGYILRRLMRRAVRAMRLLGVDGPTFPELFAASRDAMSAAYPVVADDWSRISQYAFGEEETFLRTLASGSTILDLSIAQTKQAGGTSLAGTEAFLLHDTYGFPIDLTLEVAEEAGLNVDRAAFDTLMQEQRSRAKADAKNRRRAIADHSVYRDFRAQGETVFTGYTDLETESRVLGILIDGVPADRARAGQIAEIILAETALYAESGGQVADKGAIVGAGFEADVLDVQKPVPGLVSHTVEVTVGEIGVGDPATSVVDAANRRAARQAHSATHLVHAALRDTLGKTATQAGSLNRAGYMRFDFTWGQALSPETRTEIEEIANNAVHDNLEVTTRVLALDDARELGAMALFGEKYGDTVRMVDIGGPWSRELCAGTHVSSSAEIGLINLVGESSVGAGGRRVEALVGLDAFRDLAAERAIVSQLSGSLKVPRDQLPARIADLAASLKAAEKKIASFEAQALAGRAPELASQARSVGGLRVVTGSLGAVSSADDVRSLALQVRDRLGSDAGVVALGAVAGERVVVIVATTAGARDAGVKAGVLAKAAAAVLGGGGGGRDDVAQGGGTDADALPAALDAVTSALEAARA, encoded by the coding sequence ATGAAGACCGCTGACATCGCCGCACGCTACCTCTCCTACTTCGAGAAGAACGATCACGTCATCGTCCCGTCGGCGTCTCTGGTCAGCGATGACCCGACGCTGCTGTTCACGGTCGCCGGGATGGTTCCCTTCGTTCCGTACCTGAACGGCACGGTTCCCGCGCCCTTCCCCCGCGCGGCCGATGTGCAGAAGTGCATCCGCACGAACGACATCGAAGAGGTAGGGCACACGGCGCGGCACGGCACGTTCTTCCAGATGCTCGGCAACTGGTCGTTCGGCGACTATTTCAAGGAACAGGCGATCACGTACGCCTGGGAGCTGCTGACGTCGGCGGAATCCACCGGCGGACTCGGATTCGACGAGAAGGACCTCTGGGTCACCGTCTACGAGACCGACGACGAAGCAGCGGCGCTGTGGCAGCGGATCGCGGGCCTGCCGGCCGAGCGCATCCAGCGGCTCGGCAAGGAAGACAACTACTGGTCGACCGGCCAGCCGGGCCCGGCCGGCCCCTGCTCGGAGATCTACTTCGACCGCGGTCCCGCGTACGGCCGCGACGGTGGCCCCGCGGTCGATGACAACCGCTTCACGGAGATCTGGAACCTCGTCTTCATGCAGGATTCGATCGCCAACGTGCGATCGAAGACGGACTTCGACATCGTCGGCGAGTTGCCGAACAAGAACATCGACACCGGCATGGGCCTCGAGCGCGTCGCGTTCATCAAGCAGGGCGTCGAGAACATGTACGAGATCGACCAGGTGCGCCCGGTGCTCGACCGTGCCGTCGCCCTGTCGGGTCGCCCGTACGGCGCCGAACACGAGGACGACGTGCGCTACCGCGTGATCGCCGACCACGTGCGCTCCTCGCTCATGCTGCTGTCCGACGGCGTGACTCCCTCGAACGAGGGACGCGGCTACATCCTGCGTCGCCTCATGCGCCGCGCCGTGCGCGCGATGCGTCTGCTCGGCGTCGACGGCCCCACGTTCCCCGAACTGTTCGCGGCGTCGCGTGACGCGATGTCTGCGGCGTACCCGGTGGTCGCCGACGACTGGTCGCGGATCTCGCAGTACGCGTTCGGCGAGGAGGAGACCTTCCTCCGGACGCTGGCCTCCGGATCGACGATCCTCGATCTGTCCATTGCGCAGACTAAGCAGGCCGGCGGCACCTCGCTCGCGGGTACCGAGGCCTTCCTGCTGCACGACACGTACGGTTTCCCGATCGATCTCACGCTCGAGGTCGCGGAGGAAGCAGGCCTCAACGTCGATCGCGCGGCGTTCGACACCCTCATGCAGGAGCAGCGTTCCCGCGCGAAGGCGGATGCGAAGAACCGCCGCCGGGCGATCGCCGATCACAGCGTCTACCGCGATTTCCGCGCACAGGGTGAGACCGTCTTCACCGGGTACACCGACCTCGAGACGGAGTCGCGGGTCCTCGGCATCCTGATCGACGGCGTTCCCGCCGACCGCGCCCGCGCGGGCCAGATCGCGGAGATCATCCTCGCCGAGACCGCGCTGTACGCGGAGTCCGGCGGCCAGGTCGCCGACAAGGGCGCGATCGTGGGAGCCGGCTTCGAGGCCGACGTGCTCGACGTGCAGAAGCCGGTCCCGGGACTCGTCAGCCACACCGTCGAGGTGACCGTCGGCGAGATCGGCGTCGGCGACCCCGCGACGTCGGTCGTGGACGCCGCCAACCGCCGCGCTGCGCGCCAGGCGCACTCCGCGACGCACCTCGTGCACGCCGCGCTGCGGGACACCCTCGGCAAGACCGCCACCCAGGCCGGTTCGCTCAACCGCGCCGGGTACATGCGTTTCGACTTCACCTGGGGTCAGGCACTCTCGCCCGAAACACGCACCGAGATCGAAGAGATCGCGAACAACGCGGTGCACGACAACCTCGAGGTCACGACGCGAGTGCTGGCACTCGACGACGCGCGCGAGCTCGGCGCGATGGCGCTGTTCGGTGAGAAGTACGGCGACACGGTGCGGATGGTCGACATCGGCGGGCCGTGGTCGCGTGAGCTGTGCGCCGGGACACACGTCTCATCCAGCGCCGAAATCGGCCTCATCAATCTGGTGGGGGAGTCCTCGGTCGGTGCGGGCGGACGTCGCGTCGAGGCGCTCGTCGGTCTGGACGCATTCCGTGACCTCGCCGCGGAGCGGGCGATCGTCTCGCAGCTGAGCGGGTCGCTGAAGGTGCCGCGCGACCAGCTGCCGGCGCGCATCGCCGACCTCGCCGCAAGCCTCAAGGCGGCGGAGAAGAAGATCGCCTCGTTCGAAGCGCAGGCGCTCGCGGGTCGTGCGCCCGAACTCGCGTCGCAGGCGCGATCGGTGGGGGGCCTGCGGGTCGTCACCGGTTCGCTCGGCGCGGTGTCGTCCGCCGATGACGTGCGTTCGCTCGCCCTGCAGGTGCGGGACCGACTCGGCTCGGATGCCGGTGTCGTCGCGCTCGGCGCGGTCGCGGGTGAGCGCGTCGTGGTCATCGTCGCGACGACGGCCGGTGCACGGGACGCGGGTGTCAAGGCGGGCGTCCTCGCCAAAGCCGCAGCCGCAGTGCTCGGCGGCGGCGGCGGCGGGCGGGACGACGTCGCCCAGGGCGGCGGGACGGATGCCGACGCGCTTCCGGCCGCTCTCGACGCCGTGACCTCCGCGCTGGAGGCCGCTCGCGCGTGA
- the rpsD gene encoding 30S ribosomal protein S4, giving the protein MTTKSQDRRKVRLSRALGIPLTPKAAKYLEKRPYAPGEHGRTKRKQDSDYAVRLREKQRLREQYGIREKQMRNTFNESRRAEGLTGENLVELLEMRLDALVVRAGFARTTAQARQFVVHRHIQVDGQIVDRPSFRVKPGQLIHVKPRSEGTEPFQVAAAGGHAEVLPPVPGYLEVELDKLQARLVRRPKRAEVPVTCDVQLVVEYYAAR; this is encoded by the coding sequence GTGACCACGAAGTCCCAGGACCGCCGCAAGGTGCGCCTCAGCCGCGCACTCGGCATCCCGCTCACCCCGAAGGCCGCCAAGTACCTCGAGAAGCGTCCCTACGCTCCGGGCGAGCACGGCCGCACCAAGCGCAAGCAGGACAGCGACTACGCCGTTCGTCTGCGCGAGAAGCAGCGCCTTCGCGAGCAGTACGGCATCCGCGAGAAGCAGATGCGCAACACGTTCAACGAGTCCCGCCGTGCCGAGGGGCTGACGGGTGAGAACCTCGTCGAGCTGCTCGAGATGCGTCTGGACGCCCTCGTCGTGCGTGCCGGCTTCGCCCGCACCACCGCGCAGGCCCGCCAGTTCGTCGTGCACCGTCACATCCAGGTCGACGGCCAGATCGTCGACCGCCCCTCGTTCCGCGTCAAGCCGGGCCAGCTCATTCACGTGAAGCCCCGCAGCGAGGGAACCGAGCCCTTCCAGGTCGCCGCAGCCGGTGGCCACGCCGAGGTCCTGCCCCCCGTTCCGGGCTACCTCGAGGTCGAGCTCGACAAGCTGCAGGCGCGCCTCGTGCGTCGCCCGAAGCGTGCAGAGGTCCCCGTGACCTGCGACGTGCAGCTCGTCGTCGAGTACTACGCCGCGCGCTGA